TTCTCCAGAAGTTTGTGCAGGGTCTTCCTCCTGTTGCTAAGGCGGATCGGTCCGGGGCACCTGTGGTTGGTGAAGATGGGCAAATTATTCGGGAGCCAGGAGTGATCAAATAAAGGAGCTGTTAGCTGAGGGCACTGATGAGGGGGCTTTTACTATCTGGGTATTTGCCCCTTCGTTTTTTATACCATATTTGTTTCgctttttattgtttttcatagcTTTTTGATAGTGATTTTCTTGATGGGCTGGCCTCTTatgcttttttctttttctttgcagaGGCTATGGATCGGGCACGTCATGACCGAATGCTCAGGAAGGCGAGCAAGTTGAAGGGGATTGTAAAGAGGAGCGCTGGTCCTCGGTTGGCGGCTGTGCAAAGATCCCCGGTTGCGGGTTCAGGTGCTTCTTCCTCCTCTGCTGGCGTCCCTGGTTCCCCTTCCAGGACTCCGGATCAAGGTGAATCCTTGAAGCCAGTTACGGTGCTTCCTTCTCCTCTCCGCCCAGAGCCTGATCCGGACGCCTTGGTCTGCCGCAAGCGCCAGAGAACCGAAGCCGTGGATCTTACTCAGGATGAAGCTACTAACATTTTTACCCTTCCTTCGTGCTTTCTTCAGCCCAGATTCTTCGAGGGTGGTCCTTCCTTGATTATTCCGCGTGCTGAATCTTTGCATATTGAGGGTTTGGATCCTTCTGTTCGTCAAAGGTTCCTCGTGCAGGATGCTTCGGCCGTGGTTCGTCTTTTGGAAATGGCCACTCTCTATGCT
The DNA window shown above is from Vicia villosa cultivar HV-30 ecotype Madison, WI unplaced genomic scaffold, Vvil1.0 ctg.001383F_1_1, whole genome shotgun sequence and carries:
- the LOC131634929 gene encoding uncharacterized protein LOC131634929; this translates as MDRARHDRMLRKASKLKGIVKRSAGPRLAAVQRSPVAGSGASSSSAGVPGSPSRTPDQGESLKPVTVLPSPLRPEPDPDALVCRKRQRTEAVDLTQDEATNIFTLPSCFLQPRFFEGGPSLIIPRAESLHIEGLDPSVRQRFLVQDASAVVRLLEMATLYARSAPLSAEAAKLLQEQVKMSASTSDEKDRLLKEQGEELGAVKARLDQKEAALMDVQGQ